One part of the Rutidosis leptorrhynchoides isolate AG116_Rl617_1_P2 chromosome 1, CSIRO_AGI_Rlap_v1, whole genome shotgun sequence genome encodes these proteins:
- the LOC139900948 gene encoding protein GRAVITROPIC IN THE LIGHT 1-like yields the protein MEKQIKLKNSDIDSLNRRLLELNSVNKWFELKLNSSIRFPLIDHVDISDHDIRIFIDVLNYVLVSIQDFVTVMIREMQSTNWNIDQAVKSIEPNGVFDQSKYKCFVFESYVTREMFEGFGVKSDEDDKNGTDILEEDCTSSLAKFTRGKYMRLVHQKMEYSFNGNLGQRKMLNEWQFSLTTKFLGSFTEMARRVWILRCLALSFDEEVSVFRVSSGCRFSSVYIKNVVVNSSGGGGDWLPVAFTVVPGFKIGEKVVQSQVYLSPAGGSKNIA from the exons ATGGAGAAGCAAATCAAATTGAAGAATTCAGATATCGATTCGTTGAATCGACGTTTACTAGAACTGAATTCGGTTAATAAATGGTTCGAGTTGAAACTTAATTCGAGCATACGCTTTCCGTTAATTGACCACGTGGACATTTCAGATCATGATATAAGGATTTTTATTGATGTTTTGAATTACGTGTTAGTTTCAATTCAGGATTTCGTGACGGTAATGATTCGTGAAATGCAATCGACGAACTGGAATATCGATCAGGCAGTAAAATCAATTGAACCGAATGGGGTTTTCGATCAATCAAAATACAAATGTTTCGTGTTCGAATCATACGTTACTCGTGAAATGTTTGAAGGTTTTGGTGTAAAATCTGACGAAGATGACAAAAATG GCACCGATATATTAGAGGAAGATTGTACGTCGTCGCTTGCAAAGTTTACACGTGGCAAGTATATGCGCTTAGTGCATCAAAAAATGGAGTATTCGTTTAACGGAAATTTGGGTCAACGGAAAATGTTGAACGAGTGGCAATTTTCCTTGACTACGAAGTTTTTGGGGTCGTTTACAGAAATGGCGCGTCGCGTGTGGATATTGAGGTGCTTGGCGTTGTCGTTTGATGAGGAAGTGAGTGTGTTTCGTGTGAGTAGTGGGTGTCGGTTTTCGAGTGTGTATATAAAAAATGTGGTGGTTAATAGTAGTGGTGGCGGTGGTGATTGGCTGCCAGTGGCGTTTACGGTGGTTCCTGGGTTTAAGATTGGCGAAAAGGTGGTGCAGAGTCAGGTCTATTTATCTCCGGCTGGTGGTAGTAAAAATATCGCTTAA
- the LOC139900942 gene encoding serine/threonine-protein phosphatase 7 long form homolog produces MSIKPRRADLSFWQHISLLPNETIDERVQVYLDNVGLGLICKLGKQRLDWRSNFKLQDVQVLFGLPIDGDVFSGIWYETNDSYWIPFVVTYLGIAPQAIGDRGIHKGRILISVLMAELAEDVGDTVESHQHRARVYILAMMGGVLFSDSNAYDVPLSFLHTILDLSPSNRISWGSAVLAHLYRNLCKAATNYEANAINGSLLLLQLWVYERTPSLAPILKNDVRKIPADLPQNQIPLIRAPYGSRWHGKRTNKNTPTHVFSMIRSLLSALTPRQFIWQPYDDLLFARIPQQCATDRPLWSYRDAIIFWATIETHLPDRVCRQFGWDQPIPCVEHLLPAQTHHLLHKTNLCMKKVLI; encoded by the exons ATGTCGATCAAACCAAGAAGAGCTGATCTGAGCTTTTGGCAGCATATTTCACTGCTACCAAACGAAACAATTGATGAGAGGGTGCAGGTGTATCTTGATAATGTGGGATTAGGTTTAATTTGTAAATTGGGTAAACAAAGACTCGATTG GAGAAGCAACTTTAAGTTGCAAGACGTTCAGGTTTTATTTGGTTTACCAATAGACGGGGATGTATTCTCCGGTATTTGGTATGAAACAAATGATAGCTATTGGATACCGTTTGTCGTTACCTACTTAGGGATCGCCCCTCAGGCTATTGGTGATAGGGGTATACATAAAGGGAGGATATTAATTTCTGTTTTAATGGCGGAGTTGGCAGAAGATGTTGGAGACACTGTCGAGTCTCACCAACATCGGGCTAGAGTATATATTTTAGCTATGATGGGTGGCGTTCTATTTTCTGATTCTAATGCGTACGATGTCCCTTTGAGTTTCTTGCATACCATCCTGGACTTGAGTCCATCTAATCGTATTAGTTGGGGTAGTGCGGTTCTCGCACATCTTTATAGAAATTTGTGTAAAGCGGCCACAAACTATGAAGCCAACGCCATTAATGGTTCGCTACTTTTATTACAACTGTGGGTGTATGAACGAACTCCATCCCTCGCGCCGATTCTcaaaaatgatgtacgaaagattccAGCGGACCTTCCACAGAACCAGATTCCACTGATTCGAGCACCCTATGGTTCTAG GTGGCATGGTAAACGGACGAACAAAAATACGCCAACACATGTATTTTCTATGATTCGCTCCCTACTTTCGGCGTTAACGCCTAGACAG TTTATATGGCAACCCTATGATGATTTGTTATTCGCCCGAATACCCCAGCAGTGCGCAACAGACAGACCCTTATGGTCATACCGTGACGCTATTATATTCTGGGCTACTATTGAGACACATCTACCGGATCGGGTCTGCAGGCAGTTTGGATGGGATCAGCCAATTCCATGTGTTGAACACTTGCTTCCCGCTCAGACGCATCATTTATTACACAAAACTAACCTTTGCATGAAAAAGGTGCTGATTTGA